Genomic segment of Cyprinus carpio isolate SPL01 chromosome A13, ASM1834038v1, whole genome shotgun sequence:
aattGCAATTTTTGTCCTTTTAATTCCTTTACAAATTGAATGTCCATGCTTCATTTTGTAACACGCACCTTGTCACTGCCTGCCAGACTCTGCAGCCATCATCTCTGTAGAAGTAATAGGGCAGTTCCTCCTGGCTGTCCATGCCTCGTGCTTTTATGGCCTCTGGGAAACACAGGGACCTGTATGTGAAGTTTTTCATGGACTTCTGGACCAGTTCTACATGGCCACCTCCACCTGTCCCATTAGCCTGTGAAACAATAAACACTGCTATAATACTCAAGACTTTAGTAAAATGTTACTGTAACTGAACAGTTAGCGCCAATCTAAGTTTGCATCACTGTGTCTGCACATATCCAGACTGTCAGTCTGTAAATTAGTGGTGGGGTTTTTTCAGTGACCTTTTTTTGCATCAGTACACCAGTAGGTGCAGACAAGTTATGAATGAATCAGTGCATCATTCactcagctgattcattcaacacacacagattcattcagaaacaagacaaggcactgtctttataagtgtcacagaattttttatttaactgatttgtttaaaaactggCTGTAATTGCTTAATCTTGGTTAActtcttcttgctttattatAATGTATACATGCAGTATTACTTTTTACACAATAATGATTTAACACTAAAGTAATcctattcaatattttaaaaaaatcagacaGACAGGAAGTTCGGACAATTATGGCATTATtggtgtaataaaaataatcaaaagctATTAGTATTTTGACCAATGTGGGAAAAAGAGACCAGTCTTTTGGGCCAAACTGTTTAGAAGTTATAAGTAATAATAGCCATTTTTCTCCTGATTACTAGATGCCAAAACTGTGCAGGTACCCTCAGGTCATGGTTGTCATAACACATACCAAGTTTGGTCTTAATACAGTTGAGCGTTCCTGAGATATAACCTCATTTCCACTTTAGTGTGCTCTCATAGAAATAGTTTGAGAATGGTTTGACTAatcaactttaatttttatttatttatttatttatttatttgcatggttAGAAGATAATTTGGTTACGAAATGAAATTTTGGACAGTTGGTGGTGCTAGAGGGATCGAGTTAGAGACTCTGTCTGTAGTTAATGTTCAGACTGGCCTCTATGCTGTCACATTTCACAGCTTTTCACCACAAGGTTCTATGGGTTTCCTTAGACTTCtagagaggaagaagaagaaaaaaagaagaaggaaacTAACAGTTACAGTAGTTGCATATGGAGGAAGTGAACTATCAGAGGAAGAGGAAAGCTGACCTTGTCAAAGAGTCCACACTCACAGATGAGCTGCTCACGAGCCTTGGTGTTAATGGCAATGGTGAAACGGATGTGAGGTAACAGCAACTGAAAGAGCAGAGGATGTCTCTTAGAATGCATAACCATACACAGGACATGGACATTATTTACTCTACATGAAAATCATACAGAGAACTAGGAAATTACCTTAAAAACAGGATGAACTGCAGGCAGCTGTCTGAACATGGCTATGCCAAAGACCTCAGATATCAGATGTGTCCTGAGAAGATGTGTGACAGTCTGGTGTACGTGGAAGTCTGAAGATCTTACCCAGATCTTGGCCAGCAACCAGTCGTGCTCATCATCAGTTGGGAGGAAGATGGGATTATCCTCTCCTGGGGTCTGACCCAGCTATGTCAATAATATAGAGGTTATTTTTATAGACAGTCATATAAGCTATGGTTCTCAAAGGGTGTAAgggttcacaaaaacaaaaatcattttgaattataataatatttcacagtattgctgattttattttatttttgcaaataaatgcagccttggtgagcataagagacttctttcaaaaacattttatcggtagtgtatatatgtttttatttattcatttgttttgtgttattttcaaaGGCATTTTCTATTATCGACAGTATTTCTGCACAAAACGTATGCTGAAAATTAGCAGAACAATGTATGCTTACTGATGAAAAGTCCAGCAAATTTTTAATCAAGAGTGTGTCACTGTTTAACTAAACAGTCAATATTGAAAGATAAAGGATGGTGTTCACTGTGTTTCTCTCTTCACTAATTTTTAGATAGAAAACGTGAAGTAGTGAAAaagtttttcaataaaacatttaaatagcttGTATCctcagttttaaagtttttctaatTTCACACGCCAGTGTGATAAAAGAAATGGAGAAGCAGAAAAGATCTTATCACATACTGTGCTGTATCTGATATTGAAGTTTCCAGCACATGAGCTTGTTTTGTGTGTAGTTCAGATACCTGGATGGCGATTGGCATGATTTTATTCTGACTGTTCTTATAAAGCAGGCAGATGGGTGCAGCCAAGTACTGAATGGTGCATGGGTCCGTGGCATTGGGAGTAACACCATCTAATAACTCATAATCAGCTATAAAGATGTTTCCTTCCTGAAAAACAAGATATTAAATTTGTACTAAAACCATGTTGCATGCCGAATAGACACAGATAAACGTGTTGCGAGTGAATCATACTGCACATGCCAATATGCTCATGGGTTTTGGGTTGCATACCTTGAGCTCTTCTTCCAGCGTGAGACCCCTCTCCAGACTCGCCTCAAGAATCTTTTGTGTGACTGGAAATTTGTCAGGGATTTCTGTGCATTTCCTGATAACCACTGGATTACAGCCGTTCAAGAACTGGTACCCAAACATGAAGTCTTCCTTCCAGTGCTCCATCACATACTCTAAAGGACACAAGCAATAAAATAATGCCCAATGTTAACATACACCTAAAgaaatgttaacattaattacacacattcatacttcATACAACAAATTTTGAAGCAGCcatgtgctttaaaaatgtaaataactcaGAACAacatggcatgttttttttttttaattataaagagTGTGGTATAAAAcctaaatacatctaaatacagtcggtacaatttttttttttataaatataaataacattttgtattgTTGCTAATTACATGTAGGtaatttatgttttgtgtgtttttgggacGAATAATTATGTGGAATGTGTGGTTCTTGAATGTTGATAAAGATGTTGTAAAGATTAAGTATGCTGGCAGTGCAAACCTGATATTGTATTCTTAATTCTCATGAATATACGCTCAAAGTCTTCAAAATCTCCCCATGAGGACTGGAACATGTGCATGAACTGGTTTATGTAGAGATTTTCGATCCTAAGGAATGAAACACAGTCATTTAAATAATGGTGCATATGACCTATGATctttatattgaataatatatcaaaataataaataaaaagagagacaTTTACTTGGATAgtctacccttgtgaaaaagatgtATACTtgagcatactttttttttttttttttaaaaagagtagtTTTTCCAGAACTAATGTACTTCAAAGGAATATATTCAAtgtactgaatgtaatgtttttggacacttaatcaCATGTTATTAgcaaatgaatgaaatgtatttgattgaaatattatttttcaaattatttttaaatattaaatccaattagttgaacttaaaagtgtttttgagcccttttaagtaggacttaagtacatcatcatatacataatttcataattgcttctattgtctttgaaatggcTAGTGTACTGCCatggtaaaataaaacaatgtaatttaatgtaatttctttacataattaattaatattttagttaaggTCATCTGCAAGcctagttttcaaaaaaaaaataataataataataatttgaagtaTACTACAAGTGCACTTTTAATAAAACTAAGCACACTTGTTTTTCACAATGGTAATCCAGGCTTTCTCACAATCTTAAACTCAACCTCTGGACCTCATGCACTAAAAAAGAGTTGTTGTGATAATCTTACTGTCACTGTGCCTGCAGATATGGGTGGTAAACACATGTATGTGTGCAACTGAGAACGACACTTCTCAAAACTATTTATATCAACAATACAATCAGTTTCCTCCTTTTAGCCATCACACTTTTACATGAGCACAGGCCAGCACAGTTCTTTAAGGCGTGTGCTAATGTACAACACCACAAAAAACAGTGCATGTTTGTATTCAGACCCTGCTGATAGAgatacatgcaaaaacaaacagattCTGAAAGAAGCATGAATACAAACATATGGTGACTTTATGGAAATAACAGTCAACAGTATTCAAGAACGAGATATGATCAGTCATCAAACTAAATTAATCTTACGCTTTGCTGTAGTTCAGCACAAAGTCCACTCCTTTCTCGCTGTCAAACTGAATTTCTCGTGGAAGCTCACTATGGGCTTTGGCATCTATACTCATGGGGAAGCCAGGGTGCCACTCCTTCCATCTTTAACATCAAGCATAGCATCATGTTttattatgcaataaataaaaggTTCTGCATTTAAAAACAGGATTTCCGGGGTAGTGCGGTCAGATGTGGTAGTGGTGGTATCACTGGCAGAGGTCCCACATTCATGAGTTATCAGTCAAATGCAGTTTCATATTCCTATGATTTGTGTTCCCTaaaggataattcacccaaaaaaaaatttattatgtcaccatttactcaccctcatgtcactccaaacctgtatgagtttctttcttgtgttgagcacaaaagatagaatgtaggtaaccaaacagttgagtTCAGTAAGCCATAGTATGGAACAAAAATACTAAGTTATCTGTTTGGTtgacaacattcttcaaaatatcttcatttgtgttcagaaaagaaactcatacagaaaCAACCTtttacaggcttggaacaacatgatgttgagtaaatgatgagagaattttcatttttgggttaactatcccttacTGCCTTTTTAGATTAGCTTAACCCcaggtaattgtttttttaaactcttcttttaaagagatagttcacccaaacaataaaattcacatcattctttaaaatacctAGGCAGCCAATCATAAACTGAACAGCTCTTGccttattaaatattcatgagcttgGCATAGTCACAGAAACTTTGACGTGCTGTATGTTGTTTCAGAGTTTGGCGGAGAATAAAAACGTCAACCAATGGCGGAAAAAACGTTAATTGTTGCAATAAGAGTGTTTTACTCTTACAGTTATGGACAGAACTATGGataaagaaatgtagaaataaataaatgtggaaataaatatagaaataaatacataaagtattgcgtaaatgtggaaataaatgtataaatacatttaagaaaaaataaatgtggaaaagaaatcaaatatacataaataaggggaaaaagtattaataataattatttatttatttgtacttttctttgtatattatctttgtatatatatatttatatatatatttttttttttttttttttttttttttgctttatacatttctttgttttacatttctttatgcACAGAATTtgctttttacatttctttacattttctcaCAGTGGTTAACCTCTTTCTGAAAGTTGTGtctatgttgtatttcttttgtcttttttttttttgtttgtgcgttTGCTgctttttacatttctgtcttgTCATGCTGTGGCAATCGAGCTGAAACACAGCAAGCATTAAAACTTTATGTTATGGTAAAGTTTAGGCCTTTATTACAGGAAGAAATTTGCAAGCCAATCAGAAAGTACCTCTGCCATCTCTGAGGATCACCTCTTTGTCATCAACTAACCAGCGAAAGCAGGGGAACTCAATGTAATCCCCATACGGCGTCTTCACCGTGATGTATTTGCAGTACCAGTCATCGTGCACCCAGTATTTCTTCTTTTCAATTTTCACCAGCTCGATCTCGCCCAGGTCTTCTCCCACACTGATGTCATATGAGTCCACCGAATTGGATTGAATGCagtggttcaaaaaaaaaaaaaaaaaagggaaagtaaCACACATGTAGGTTTAACACTCTTCCTGCGAGTGATCATTGTTTTCATCTTTCTCTTATCTTTTGTCTGAATTTAATGATTAGACTCCCTTAGAGATACACTGTATGACTAGTTCAAAGATACTGAGCAACTTTCATGTAAGGACTGTGGTTTGACTTAAATGATCAGAGAGATTGGCTATAAAGTGTTTTATCATATCACAGCTGAAGTGCGccacactgaaaacaaaaatggtgAAATGTTTTCAGGAAATTGCTTTCACCAATGATAGAaccagcaagtaacacattgaattaaacatgaattttgaagtaaaaagactgaaatggtattttcttttaaaacatgctaaaataaatttttattttttacagtttataagtGTACTGCATGTGTCACAAAGACATATAACTCACAAGACTTTCTATGACATGTGCAATACACTTATGATGCACTTCAAATCTGACAGTATGTTATGTTGTTGTGAAGAGATTATTTGATTTTTGAGCTATAAGCCATAAAGCCCTGATCATTGAATTTGGGACAAAACATGCCCAAAATGTGATCTGCCATTTTTAAAACAGCATCCTTTTTCCCCATCACTTAAGATTTAGAAAACTCATACTTGTGGTTTATAAAGCCCAAGCTTTGAGTCAAATTAATCAAAAGCCATAAAAGAAAGAATAccagagcattaaaaaaaattgcaattcacAAAGAAAAAGgcaattaatttatgcaatataatTCTTtacataattttcacaatatgGTCAATACTGTATATGAATCAAACTCTTCAAAAGAAGCTCAAAGGTTTAATACAGTATAAGTTGCATTCATAGGGCAAAAACTGTTAGTATCTTACCGCTCCTCTCTCAAAGTCGTTATAGAGGGGTTTATCCAGGAGAGTTCTCTCACTGCAGCTCTCTGATCCCACCAGGGTCAGATAAATGTAGTCATCAGTTCCAGCAAACCACTGAGAGCCTGTGGCCACAGTCACTGTGTAGTTAGGCATTTTTGTCAAGCTGGAGATCAGCTCTGCAACTTAAATCAAATGGACTTTTCAAGAGTCACACTTAGACTGCATTTCCtcttctctctccccctctcccgTTCTCTCTCTAACTGACTCACTCAAGCGACCGACTTCACACATACTACACGGAAATTCAGATGTGCTCTTGATTAGCACTGCAGTAGGCTTTACACAAGTTACTTGTATCAATAAGTGTGTGTGATCTgcataatgcagtttatttatgaATTTGATTTCTGtcaataaattacagtaaaacactcTCTACACTTCACAATACAGGAACCAGATTTTAAGATGCTCTGCCTGGCGTGCTTATCAGATATTTTAGTTCTCGTTTATCTTTAAGGCTTGTCAAGTGTTTTGCTTAGAGTGAACGGTTACTTGGCTATTTTTGAAtattagttgttattattatcttgATAGTTTGCAAGGTTTTGTGGTATTTGCCTTGTGGTGTACCAGCTCACATTCTGTTGATAAATACAACCTAATTTGCAATTTGCAAAGgatttttttacatgattctcACGAATGCTATATGCTGTTTTGCTGTTCAacaagcatttcttattattagcaatattgaaaacagtCGAGCTGCTTTAgcggaaactgtgatatattctttgataaagtataatttatttatatatttttttaatttaacctgtactgaccctaaacctttgaatggGAGTGTATATGAGTATCAAGTGCTTTAATGGCCCTAGATTTATTCAAAGTACAGAAGGAAAAAAATCCACACTGGCCAGTGAGCTCTACTATTTTTCTATGACTCACATAGTAACATGATAAGTAAGCCATACATACTATAACCAGTGTTTTGTTTGTAACATATTTTCCAGTCAAATAAGATGTCATCAAACAACAGTACCTTACAATCATGGGaggaaataaatgcaaatgaaatagTAAATGCATTTCCAAACAAAAATGAGGGAACTTTACGGAAATCACACTGAATAACAAATGGTGTAGAATGGGATCATGCAAATACTTACTAGCATATGTATTTTAAGCATCTGAAAGCAATCAAGATCAACTACAGCACAAGACAAAagcctttatttttttactccaaagagtttaacattattttaacatttacatttctttaacGATCATCTAAGCATtcatacaaattaataaacacaagTACAGAACAGGCATTCTCATTGTCAATTTGTTCAATGCCTATTAACCATTTAAATCTGACATAATATCCATTCATTttgcaaatagaaaacaaataaataatgacgATTTATCCACAGCAGCACAACGAACTTTCTCCACAGTTCTCAAGAATCAGAAAAGATAAGCTTAAGACAGACCTCATATTCAGCTCGACAGCATTTAGtgcaaataaacttgaaatgtGTTCAATGAATCATGACCTTGACTAGTCACACATGCATCTGCTCAGTAATAAAACTGTATCAGCCACTGTTTAATGTACTCATACGCACATATATTCATAAATGTTCCCATTCATCTTTGGAAACAGGTGCAGATCAACTTGTACATGAACCCAAAAGTCACATTTAAAGAAGTTTAATGACTCTATTCACTGCAATTctgccatcaaaaaaaaaaaaaaaaaaagagcagttaAAACAGAAAGGAAATGAGGCAACCATATAAGGGGGTTAATTtccatacaaaacaaaacaaggcaATTACtcaactttatattttaaaaaataattaattttcattttcatctggCCGGGTAAAAGTGTAATGACAGTGCACTACTCCAACATGAGATTCATAACCCAGGCAAGACAGAACTATTTGTTTTATGACATGTCTTTTGACAAATCCTTTGTATGTGGAAAGGtaagtcattattttattttatttaaacattattgtaTTTGAGGGACTCTTTGAGTTCCCATCACAAAACagtgaataatattttaagattcatATGCATATCAGCTGTGATATGTTCATCACCACACACATGCTCTCTGTGAACTAACCTGCACTGTAAGGCATCAATCAGATATTAAACTGGAGCCACAGTAACGTCGGCATGCGAACACGACTGAATACTGAGATTAATTtgatttcttattatattttattttagaggaGAGTCATCTTTATCACTAAAAGAGACAAATATCAGTCAATTAGACTTGAGGTGACTCAGATTTGCTGAAATATAACGCTACATATGAATGAAATTTAGCAAAGAAAATGTAAACTTCCATATTTGACATAAAAAGTAACATCATCATTCATAGTTAAAAGCACTGTGATGTACTGAAACTGTCATCATAAGTAAAATCTCCTGTGATGTAGTGTTTCGCTAATATGAGTGAAAGATTAAGGCATATTTTTCAATCTGAGATGGGATGGCTTCTTACAGGCAAGTTTCAGACGCAGGTTTCCATGGCATTTCCAGTGTCGGTTGTTTCTGATCCACACAAAACGGAAAAGCAAGCTTTTGTCTCTGTATCCATAGTGACTGTTGCTGGGCTGTGCAAAGCCACAGGTCTGCCATTTGTGAGGGTGTTTTGTAAGAACTGGAGTTCAGATGACTGGTCACTGGAATGGCAGACGGGGCTGCTGTGATGTTGCCGGGGTCGTTACAACTCGTTCCTGTAAGGCTTAGTGACTGCTTGTTCTAGTTTAGGTGAAGAACTTGCTTCATGAACTCATAAGTGGTGAAGGCAACGGCTTGTGACGGTATACAGCGGATGTAGTTGAGGGACAGGCCACGATACAGTCCTTTCTTAACACCATACTGGGTGTACACATGCTTGAGAGTTTTTGTCAGGCTGCTGCTTAAAAGAAGTCAagtaaaaacatattagtgaTCACCGACAAGATTTGATGGAAATTTTGATTGTAACATGCAGAGATCTAATTgctattcattatatatattatgatactTATTagtatcaatgttaaaaaatgtgttaccaattattttactgtttaatatttttaactcattttttctgcattctttaatgaaaattcaaaagaacagtactgattttaaaaaatcctttataTGATTTTAGCGTTACTTagcaatttaatgaatccttgcagaagtatttttttttacttatcttAAACTTCTAAATGGTAGTGTACCACAGTTTCCTCAAACATATTGAgtagcacaactgatttcaacatgaaaatgtttcgaaatgtttcttgagcagcaaagtaACTGGTCGAAATGTAACTGctcaaccaaatacagaaatgtgcaaGTATACAGACCACAACAAGCAGGATTCTACATTCTACATGTGcgaactgtttttgtttgtattgtgagaatttgcagcgcatttcttttttttgtattgtgagaatttgcagcgtgtttctgttttttttgttttgtgagaattttgcagcgcatttcttttttttgtattgtgagaatttgcagcgttcctgttttttttgtattgagaaaatttgcagcacatttcttttttttgtattgtgagaatttgcagcgtgtttctgtttttgtttgtattgagaAAATTTTcagcgcattttttttttttttttgtggtgattttGCAGCgttcctgtttttgtttgtattgagaAAATTTTCAgcgcatttcttttttttgtattgtgagaatttgcagcgcgtttctgtttttgtttgtattgagaaaatttgcagcacatttcttttttttgtattgtgagaaTATGCAGCGcgcgtttctgtttttgtttgtattgagaaaattttgcagcatgtttctttctttttttgtattgtgagaaTTTGGCAgcgtgtttctgtttttgtttgttttgtgagaatttgcagcgcatttctttttttgtttgtattgtgagaatttgcagcgcgtttctgtttttgtttgtattgagaaaatttgcagcatgtttctttatttttttgtattgtgagaaTTTGCTGCTtgtatctgtttttgtttgtattgtgagaatttgcagcgcatttcttttttttgtattgtgagaatttgcagcgcatttctttttttttgtattgtgagaatttgcagtgcgtttctgtttttgtattgtgAGAATTTGTAgcgcatttcttttttttgtattgtgagaatttgcagtgtgtttctgtttttgtttgtattgagaaaatttgcagcgcatttctttttttgtattgagaaaatttgcagcgcatttcttttttttgtattgtgagaatttgcagcgtgtttctgtttttgtttgtattgagaAAATTTGCAgcgaatttcttttttttgtattgagaaaatttgcagcgcatttctttttttttgtattgtgagaatttgcagcgcgtttctgtttttgtttgtattgagaagatttgcagcatgtttctttatttttttgtattgtgagaaTTTGCTGCTtgtatctgtttttgtttgtattgtgagaatttgcagcgcatttcttttttttgtattgtgagaaTTTGCTGCgcagttcttttttttgtattgtgagaatttgcagcgtgtttctgtttttgtttgttttgtgagaatttgcagcgcatttctttttttttgtattgtgagaatttgcagcgttcctgttttttttgtattgagaaaatttgcagcacatttctttattttgtattgtgagaatttgcagcgcgtttctgtttttgtttgtattgagaaaatttgcagcacatttctttttttttgtattgtgagaaTTTTGCAGCGTTCctgttttgtttgtattgagaaaatttgcagcacatttcttttttttgtattgtgagaaTATGCAGcgcgtttctgtttttgtttgtattgagaaaatttgcagcatgtttctttatttttttgtattgtgagaatttgcagcgtgtttctgtttttgtttgttttgtgagaatttgcagcgcatttctttttttgtttgtattgtgagaatttgcagcgcgtttctgtttttgtttgtattgtgagaatttgcagcatgtttctttatttttttgtattgtgagaaTTTGCTGCTtgtatctgtttttgtttgtattgtgagaatttgcagcgcatttcttttttttgtattgtgagaatttgcagcgcatttcttttttttgtattgtgagaatttgcagcgtgtttctgtttttgtttgttttgtgagaatttgcagcgcatttcttttttttgtattgtgagaaTTTGTAgcgcatttc
This window contains:
- the LOC109052610 gene encoding LOW QUALITY PROTEIN: polyunsaturated fatty acid 5-lipoxygenase-like (The sequence of the model RefSeq protein was modified relative to this genomic sequence to represent the inferred CDS: substituted 2 bases at 2 genomic stop codons) gives rise to the protein MPNYTVTVATGSQWFAGTDDYIYLTLVGSESCSERTLLDKPLYNDFERGAVDSYDISVGEDLGEIELVKIEKKKYWVHDDWYCKYITVKTPYGDYIEFPCFRWLVDDKEVILRDGRARLPQHDKTEMXKAANAQTKKKKTKEIQHRHKCXRWKEWHPGFPMSIDAKAHSELPREIQFDSEKGVDFVLNYSKAIENLYINQFMHMFQSSWGDFEDFERIFMRIKNTISEYVMEHWKEDFMFGYQFLNGCNPVVIRKCTEIPDKFPVTQKILEASLERGLTLEEELKEGNIFIADYELLDGVTPNATDPCTIQYLAAPICLLYKNSQNKIMPIAIQLGQTPGEDNPIFLPTDDEHDWLLAKIWVRSSDFHVHQTVTHLLRTHLISEVFGIAMFRQLPAVHPVFKLLLPHIRFTIAINTKAREQLICECGLFDKANGTGGGGHVELVQKSMKNFTYRSLCFPEAIKARGMDSQEELPYYFYRDDGCRVWQAVTSFVTDVVNIYYDNDKTVQEDVEIQAFVKDVCSFGMQDFDYCEFPKTLRTKEQLVEYLTIVIFTASAQHAGVNFGQFDWCSWIPNSPPTMRKPPPTKKGEVDMKYIVESLPDRGRSCWHLGAVWALSQFQENELFLGMYPDEHFIEKPVKDAMVKFCKNLSEVTKVIKNRNEGKKLPYYYLSPDRIPNSVAV